DNA from Delphinus delphis chromosome 8, mDelDel1.2, whole genome shotgun sequence:
cccaaccactgcgccaccagggaagccctcattcagtTGTGATTGGAGAACATTCTGTGTATGATTTCTGTCCTTTCAGTTGTATTGAGGTCTCTTTTATGGCCGAGCCCAcggtctatcctgaagaatgtttcaCATGCCCTTGAgcagaatatgtattctgttgttgggtggagtgatCTAAGGATGTCTATCAAGTCTAGTTCGTAGCgtgttcaagtcttctgtttccttgttgatcttctgtctgcttgttctatccattattgaaagtggggtactgaaatctccaactattattgttgaatcagacatagctttatttttaaatttttattatggaaaatttcaagcacATATGAAAGAAGAGAGACTAGTATGATGTTCTCATCACCCAACTTCAGCatttatcaacattttgccaatcttttttttaaattttttttttggccacgccgaacggcttgtgggatcttagttccccaaccagggatcgaacccaggccctcagcagtgaaaccgctgagtcctaaccactcgaccgccagggagttcccaacATTTTGCCCATCTTGTTGAATCTACCCTTCCtcacttttttcctgttttcttttttccccaactaTTTTAAAGCACGTCCCAGATGTCGTATCATTTCAACAGTAAATGCTTCTGCGTGTGACTCTAACAGATAAGGATGTTTTTAAACCAAGCCCCAACGCCATTATCACACCTagcaaaaattaataattccCCAGTACTTTCTAGTCCTCAGTCCTCTGTTCATTTGTCCCCAGCTGTCCAGGCAGCCTCCTCAAGGCCCCTGTGTGTTTCACAGCAGGAAGGCAAATTGGAGGGGGTCTTTGGAAGGGACGACTTTGGCCAGAGTTGGGGGGTGTGGGTCCTCATGAGCTCCTGTTTGGTCTGTTTCAGGAACAAATGTGGTATCTGGGGCTGGCGGTCTGAGAAGATGGAAACCGTTAGCGGCTACGAGGCCAAGGCAGGAGAGGCTAGTGGTGGGAGCTGGGGTAGGAGACGAGGCCCAGGAAATCTGCCCCTTCTCCACATCCACCCTGTGTGGAGGGAGACCCAGCAGCCCGTGGGCTCCGGATGCCCTGTGTGGCCATGGGAACAGTGGGGCCCGAGTGCCCAGCCCCTGCTGAGCACGCAGGGATTACCCACAGCACGGGCCCCTACCCGGATCACCGAGATGAAGCCAGGAGCATTTTACCCTCATTAGTGACTTCCCGGGGTTCAgaccccaccccctccactgTGGGGAGTGAGATCCTATCTGTCCCTGGGGACAGGAGGACTTGGGTCCTGTGCTGGTGAGGCTGAGTGTGGGCAGCAGGCTCTGAGCCCCCAGCTCCCCCTGTGTCCCCCCTGCTCCCCAGGTATACAGCGCCACCAATGTGGAGCTGGTGACACGCACACGCACGGAGCACCTCTCCGATCAGGACAAGTCGAGGAGCAAAGGTAAACCCAGGTGCGCCTGCCTGCTGCCCAGTCACACCGTACGGGGTGGTCACCCTGATCTGGGGTCAGGGCCAGAGTATCTGGGACCAGCTGGAAGGCTTCCCCGTTCCCGTCTGCTCCGCCTTCCACCACAGGGGAGGCTCCCAGGGTGGAGGCTAGGTGTGGGCAGTCTGGGGGCAGTGGCCCCAGGTCCCCTCATGGGCTCCACCCCTTCTCCTTAGGGGGGAAGACTCCATTCCAGTCCTTCCTTGGGATGGCCCAGCAGCACTCCTCCCACAATGGGGTGAGCCGGGActgggggccgggggctgggggccgACTGGCAGGGCCCACTGAGCGGGGCCGGGCTGGCGCCTCCCCAGCGCTAAGCCTGGTCCCGGGGCCACCCAGGCTCCTGTGCAGCAGGCAGCCAGCCCCACAAACCCCACCGCCATTTCCCCCGACGAGTACTTTGACCCCAACTTCAGCCTGGAGTCGAGGAACATCGGCCGCCCCATTGAGATGTCCAGCAAAGTACAGAGGTGAGGTCTGGGGGCTGGCGGGGGGCTTCCCTCTGGGACAGGGGACCCTGCCTGGTGCCCCCGAGCCCTTGCAGACCCTGTCACACACAGGGCCCCCTGGAGTGGGGGACTCACTCACCCAGCTGGCTGCCTTCTCGACTCACTCCCTGGGGGCCGGGCCAGGTCTGCTTTAGCCATGGTCCTTGGCACCCAGCTCGGGGCTTGGCTCAGAGGACTGGTCGCTCTTCTTGGTGAACGAATGAATGGGCAGCACCACCCATGTATGGTTTTCCGTTCAACTGAACGAGCACCTGCTGGGGGCCAGCTTGTGGCAGACAGGAAGGGCACGCGGCTCTAACACCTCCTGGCTTCGTGGCCCAAGGAATCACCTTCCCCTCTGAGAGTCTGTCCTCCCCCTCAGTAAAACGAGAACAGTTGCCTTTGGCCACCTGCTCACAAAGGTGCTGTGAGGCTCTGATGAGCCGTGACTTCTAGTGCGTCTGGTGGGCCCAGCACTGTGCCAGGAACCTCACGTGGACTCCCTCAGCCACGCAGCAGCGGGGCTGGGATGCGACCCCAGCAGTGCGGTCCCGAACTGTCGGGCTGTGCGGGACCCCAGAGTACGGTGAAGTGCGACGTGCTGGCTGGCTGTGGGCcgaggaggagggcagggctgtggaCGAGGCGGGACTGAAGCCAGGAGCTCAGCCCTGCCCTCCTCGTCCAGGAGAGCTGAGCTGGCACAGAGCGCCCGGGGCCCAGCCTGAGCCCAGGGCCGGGGGGCAGCTCAGGCTGTAGGGCCAGAAGGACATGAGCTCCtgggggaggcaggcaggagcaGCTGAGCAGAGAAGAGGGTCCCCCAGGCCAGGTGGAGAGCAGTAGAGGCAGATGTCCAGAGTAGGTGCGCCTTAGCAGAGGGGCCACCAGAGTTTCCTTGACCCACGTCCTGCGGTTGGCCGGGCAGGTTCAAGGCAACACTGTGGCTGAGCGAGGAGCACCCGCTCTCCCTGGGTGACCAGGTGATGCCCATCATCGACCTGATGGCCATCAGCAACGCTCACTTTGCCAAGCTGCGGGACTTCATCACCCTGCGCCTCCCGCCCGGCTTCCCGGTCAAGATTGGTGAGAGGGTGGGCCGGGCAGCAGGAGGGCCCCCGGAGTGGGGTGGGCACGGGCTGCAGGGCTGGCTCAGGCTCGACATCTCCTCACAGAGATCCCCCTTTTCCACGTGCTCAACGCCCGCATCACCTTCAGCAACCTGTGTGGCTGTGACGAGCCCCTGAGCTCGGTGTGGGTGCCGGCGCCCGGCTCTGCCATCGCAGCTTCAGGTACCGCCGTGGGCGGGCGCGGGGCCGTGAGGTTCGCTGGTCTCTGTGCACCAGGGGCTGAGCACGACCCCTCTGCTGCACCCAGCGAGCCCCTTCCCCTGTGAGGTGGACCCCGCCGTGTTTGAGGTGCCCGACGGGTACAGCGTGCTGGGCGCAGAGCGCAGCGAGCCCCTTCGCGACGAGGACGACGACCTGCTGCAGTTTGCCATCCAGCAGAGCCTGCTGGAGGCGGGCACGGAGGCGGAGCAGGTGGGGTGCGGGCAGGAGCTGGGCCCCGGGCGTGGGCAGGGGTGGCAGAGGTGACAGCTCCGGGCTCTGGCTGCTGCAGGTGACTGTCTGGGAAGCCCTGACCAACACCCGGCCTGGTGCCCACCTTCCCCAGGTCACGGCTTACGAGGAGCAGCTTCAGCTGGAGCGGTGAGGCCCTCCGGGACCTGCCAGGTCCATGTCTCAGCCCCGCCCTGCCTCGAGGACCCTGCCGGCTGGGGGGGTTCTTGGCTGGTGGGGTCAAGTAGCAGGGAGGTGCTGGCCCCAGGACCCCACACCCTCTTTGAGGCCACCCTCCATCTTCCGTGCTGCCCACCAGCGAGGGCGGCACGAGGGATGGGGAGACAGGGCCCGGCCTTGTCTCTTGTCTCCGGTCCTCGGGTCCCAGCCTCCCTGTCCTTATCTTCGGCCTCTGCAGCCATGTCCCAGCCCTCGGCCTCCTCCCCAGCCTTAGCGCTCACGGGTCTGCTCTCCCCTCTCATGCCTCGCCTGGAAGGGCCCTCCAGGAAAGCCTGCAGATGTCCACAGAGCCTGAGGGTCCGGGGGCCCCTCTCAGGGCGCCCCCGAGCTTTGAGGAGCAGCTTCGCCTGGCCCTGGAGCTGTCTGCGCGGGAGCAGGCGGAGTGGgagcggcgggggcggcgggaggAGGAGGACCTACAGCGGACCCTACAGCGCTCGCTCACGGAGCTCTGAGCCCCGCCCTCAGGAGGGCTGCCCGGGGCTGCACCGCCCCCTActtttgtaacttatttatttatagacaCTCTGCTGCTGCTGGGCTTGGGGCCTGGAGCCCTGCGGCTGGGCGTGCATTGGAGACTGAGATGGAAATAAAGAGACCCTCAGCAGCAGGCTTGCTCCGCTCattgggggggctggggggggagtGCTGGGGGGCACCGAGGGGAGACACTGTGGGCAATGGCCttagacttgggtttgaatcctgaccgTGGTCCCCTtagcccctctgagcctcagtgtcctcagctGTAAATGAGaccgcctcccacccccagggcttCTGGGAGGGTAAAATGAGCCGACAGGTGTCAGGTGCCCTAGTAGGTGCTCCCTGAACGTCAGTTCCCCCGAGCCCTATCCCACCTACTGGAGACCCCGGTTCTTCCGGCCACACAGCCAGGCTTTCCGGGAACCCACCCCTGCTTGTGTCAGGGACGGGGAGAGGCTGGTTCTCCGGACTCTGCCGGGTCAGAGGAGGCCCTGCGCCCCAGGCCTGCGTTCCTGACCTGACTCCGGCAGGTTCTACTGCAGTGACATTAGACAAGTCACTTCCCTCTGCCGCCGCTGTGAACCTGCTCAGCCCTGCCCTGCTCACCTCCGAGGTGGCCCTGAGGACCTGCTGTGAGCCTCAGGGGTTAGTTCTAAACCCACCCTGATATCCCCTGAAGCTTCGAGTGTCTCTCAGTGATTCATGCTGAGTGGAAGCGCCAGGGCCAACCGGCGAGGAGAAAGAAGTTTGGGGTGCTCCCCACTTAAGACCCACGGGTTCTGGTTCTCTCCAAGACCCGGGTCCTCAGTCCTTCCTCCCTAGGTCCCATCTCTGCTGCTAGCAGAACGGTTGAGGCCCAGAGCACAGCTCAGGTGACCTAACTGGGCGGAGCAGGGAGGACAGGGGCAGGGGCGCCTCCTGTGAGGAGGGACCGAACCCTGAACCCAACGTAGGCTGCCCCTTCCCGCCGCCGTTGCCGGGCTCCGCACCTGCGCCCCGCCCCCAACGTGTTTCGGGGGGCGGGGACGAGGCGGACCGAACCTGTGGAGACACGAAGGGAGGGGCGGTGGCCACTGTTTGCGGGCTCCTCAGGTCAGGCTGGACGGGTGTCTGGCCCTTTAAGGTCCGCCCTCGAGGAGGTGCCAGGCCCTGGTGGCTCCGGACTCTCCTTCCTGGTCCTGCGGGGCAGGGACTGTCCGTGGGGCTGCGGGAGGGTGCTGTGCCCCTGCCGGCCCAGGTGCCCCCGGTCTGGTCCCATGGCCCTGGTCACAGTAAGCCGCTCGCCCCCGGCCGGCGGCCACTCCACGCCTGTGGGGCCCACGGTGAGTCTGGCTCTGCTGTGGTCCTGCCCACGCAGCTGGCTGCCAGTTGGGCCTGGGGGAGTGTTTGCTGTCCACGGGCAGCCTCCCCTGAAGCCTGGGGGTGTGCGGAGGGGGACTTCAAGTCTCAGgctgtgggggggaggggttgggggggaaTCTTGAGGCAATCAGGAACTCGGACCAAGGCGAGATCCGGAGCCGTGACCGCCTGCGGAGGCCCTACCCCGCTCTGGGCCCAGACAGGGGCCAAAGCCTCAGGCGCTCCAGCCGCGACCGcccgcacccctccccccccccgccccgcccccttaCCTCCGGCCGGTGGACCGGAACCTGGGCCCGGGCTCCCCCAGTGCCTCCACGTGGAGAGTGGACTGCAGCGCCAAGGGGACCTGACCCCCTTTCTGGTTCCATTCCCCACTGCGGGGAGGGGCGGTGTGCGCGGAGGGGGCGCGATCCCTCCACCATCCACCACAGCAGCCCTGAGACAGGGGAGAGGAgaatccttccctgcctcttcacTCTACTCTGGGGGCTGCTTTCTCAGCAGGACCAGGTGTCCCAGCGCAGAAGCCGGCTCCAGCGAAGGTGAGCACCTCTTCCCAACACACGCACCTCTGTCCAGCCGCCAGCCTTGGCCACAGCCATCCTGGAGGACTTGCAGCCAAAGCCCACTACGTACTATGTGGGGCAGTGTTGCCAGTAGGCACAGCTGGTGGGCACAGCTGGCTGCCTTTGCTTTCATCTTCCCCCTGGTCAGTTGGAGCTCCTTCACCCACTGTCCTGGACCTGGCTGTGGCCAGTGGTCACGAGCCAGTGGGCAGCATGTGACGGCAGGGCCTGAGGACTCCTGAGTCCCCACCAGGTTCACAGTATCTACTGAGTTAGGCAGGTGGGATGGAAAAGGAAGCAGCCTCCACCCCTCCTCAGACAAGAACAGGTGGGCTGGAGGCTTGAGAGCCCCCAAGGCAGTGCTTCCCAAAGTGCTGGGGCAGCATTACCTGGGAACTgtttagaaatgcacattctcaggcctCCACTCCAGGTCCACTGAGTCTCTGGGGATGGGGTCCAGCacgttttaacaagccctccaggtgattctgacacacCCCTGTCCTAAGAGCTATGATGGGCCATCATGGTTTCCCTGCTCCCCTGCCAGGCAGAGCTTTGCAGTACTCGGCGGGGCTGTCCTGGGACTGCAGGATGGAGGTGATGATGGAGATGCAGCCAAGGCCAGCTCTGAGCCAGTGGAGGACCCCCCCGGGGAGGAGCAGCCCCACGGGGACCAGACAGACGACGGGCATGGGCCCCAGAGTCTCAGGAAGCAGGAACAGAGTCAGCACCTGCGCCTCATGGTGGGGCTGCTAAGGCCACAAGACGACATCCGCCTGGTGAGGGCCCCGTCCAGAGCCCTCTGGCCGTCTGAAAGGGGAGAGAGCCACTCcccaggtgggaggagagggtggaatggggccagtgtgtgtgtgtttggggagcaGTGGTGTGAGAGCAGGGGGCCCCCTGGGGAGCGTAGCGGTTACCCAAACCCCGATGACTCTGCTGTTTCGGCTAGAGTTGTCTTAACAGGGCGATCCGGCCATGTCTTCGGGTCTCTGGAGAGCTGGGAAAGGATGGGGAGGTTTGTCCGATGTGAGCCTGTAGGGTCAGATTAGGTCCAAGAGCTGGGAATTACCCAGAGGCGGGTTTCTGTTCAACCAGCACAAGACCTTCCTTACTATGTGAGTTGCCCACAAATAAACTGGTGCTCAGGGGGGCCTGCTGAGCACCCACCGTGGGCTCATGTGCTGGAGGGGCCCATGCGGGAATGGGACACAGGCGGGAAAGTGAGGACCAGTTCCCAGATGCCTGTGGAACAATCTCACTGCAGCAATGGGAAAAACAAGATGCAGTCAGTTTTTTGTAAGGCAGAATTAATTCCACAGAAGCACCATCCTTTATTGTGAAACTGTGTTCTTAATAGTTCTTTGGTGAAAAACATTCCTTGAATCAAATTATGGTAATGGCAAGTGGAAAGGTGTTTCTTAAACCTCCTTcctaggcagaaaaaaaaaagggcaatctGTCATGCCCATTCTCCCCTTTTGTTCACACACACCCTCTCTGAGAAGAatctttctaaacattttattggACCATGAGATCCCAAAGTTGGGAACCACTAGATTGTAACCACTGATCTGGTATCTGGGAAGACAGGGATGGGTGCGGAGGGAGCAGGTGGCAGGTCTGTTCTAGACCCGGCTGTGTGTcaggtaggggtggggggagcagggtCCTCTGGGTCACTGTGACCCTGGGCTGTTCCCTTCCCATCTTCCCCAGGCAGCCCAGCTGGAGGCGGCCCGGCCCGCCAGGCTCCGCTACCTGCTGGTAGTTTCCACAAGAGAACGTCTGAGCCAG
Protein-coding regions in this window:
- the ANKRD13D gene encoding ankyrin repeat domain-containing protein 13D isoform X6, whose translation is MAGPGPTFPLHRLVWANRHRELEAALHSRQHDIEQEDPRGRTPLELAVSLGNLESVRVLLRHNANVGKESCQGWAVLQEAVSTGDPEMVQLVLQYRDYQRATQRLAGIPELLNKLRQAPDFYVEMKWEFTSWVPLVSKMCPSDVYRVWKRGENLRVDTSLLGFEHMTWQRGRRSFIFKGQEAGALVMEVDHDRQLVHTETLGLTLHEPEALLATMRPSEEHVASRLTSPIVSTHLDTRNVAFERNKCGIWGWRSEKMETVSGYEAKVYSATNVELVTRTRTEHLSDQDKSRSKGGKTPFQSFLGMAQQHSSHNGAPVQQAASPTNPTAISPDEYFDPNFSLESRNIGRPIEMSSKVQRFKATLWLSEEHPLSLGDQVMPIIDLMAISNAHFAKLRDFITLRLPPGFPVKIEIPLFHVLNARITFSNLCGCDEPLSSVWVPAPGSAIAASASPFPCEVDPAVFEVPDGYSVLGAERSEPLRDEDDDLLQFAIQQSLLEAGTEAEQVTVWEALTNTRPGAHLPQVTAYEEQLQLERHVPALGLLPSLSAHGSALPSHASPGRALQESLQMSTEPEGPGAPLRAPPSFEEQLRLALELSAREQAEWERRGRREEEDLQRTLQRSLTEL
- the ANKRD13D gene encoding ankyrin repeat domain-containing protein 13D isoform X8; translated protein: MAGPGPTFPLHRLVWANRHRELEAALHSRQHDIEQEDPRGRTPLELAVSLGNLESVRVLLRHNANVGKESCQGWAVLQEAVSTGDPEMVQLVLQYRDYQRATQRLAGIPELLNKLRQAPDFYVEMKWEFTSWVPLVSKMCPSDVYRVWKRGENLRVDTSLLGFEHMTWQRGRRSFIFKGQEAGALVMEVDHDRQLVHTETLGLTLHEPEALLATMRPSEEHVASRLTSPIVSTHLDTRNVAFERNKCGIWGWRSEKMETVSGYEAKVYSATNVELVTRTRTEHLSDQDKSRSKGGKTPFQSFLGMAQQHSSHNGAPVQQAASPTNPTAISPDEYFDPNFSLESRNIGRPIEMSSKVQRFKATLWLSEEHPLSLGDQVMPIIDLMAISNAHFAKLRDFITLRLPPGFPVKIEIPLFHVLNARITFSNLCGCDEPLSSVWVPAPGSAIAASASPFPCEVDPAVFEVPDGYSVLGAERSEPLRDEDDDLLQFAIQQSLLEAGTEAEQVTVWEALTNTRPGAHLPQVTAYEEQLQLERALQESLQMSTEPEGPGAPLRAPPSFEEQLRLALELSAREQAEWERRGRREEEDLQRTLQRSLTEL
- the ANKRD13D gene encoding ankyrin repeat domain-containing protein 13D isoform X4; this translates as MAGPGPTFPLHRLVWANRHRELEAALHSRQHDIEQEDPRGRTPLELAVSLGNLESVRVLLRHNANVGKESCQGWAVLQEAVSTGDPEMVQLVLQYRDYQRATQRLAGIPELLNKLRQAPDFYVEMKWEFTSWVPLVSKMCPSDVYRVWKRGENLRVDTSLLGFEHMTWQRGRRSFIFKGQEAGALVMEVDHDRQLVHTETLGLTLHEPEALLATMRPSEEHVASRLTSPIVSTHLDTRNVAFERIILRILGGSLEIAYEFQIQLVNFYKEFRNKCGIWGWRSEKMETVSGYEAKAGEVYSATNVELVTRTRTEHLSDQDKSRSKGGKTPFQSFLGMAQQHSSHNGAPVQQAASPTNPTAISPDEYFDPNFSLESRNIGRPIEMSSKVQRFKATLWLSEEHPLSLGDQVMPIIDLMAISNAHFAKLRDFITLRLPPGFPVKIEIPLFHVLNARITFSNLCGCDEPLSSVWVPAPGSAIAASASPFPCEVDPAVFEVPDGYSVLGAERSEPLRDEDDDLLQFAIQQSLLEAGTEAEQVTVWEALTNTRPGAHLPQVTAYEEQLQLERALQESLQMSTEPEGPGAPLRAPPSFEEQLRLALELSAREQAEWERRGRREEEDLQRTLQRSLTEL
- the ANKRD13D gene encoding ankyrin repeat domain-containing protein 13D isoform X1; translation: MAGPGPTFPLHRLVWANRHRELEAALHSRQHDIEQEDPRGRTPLELAVSLGNLESVRVLLRHNANVGKESCQGWAVLQEAVSTGDPEMVQLVLQYRDYQRATQRLAGIPELLNKLRQAPDFYVEMKWEFTSWVPLVSKMCPSDVYRVWKRGENLRVDTSLLGFEHMTWQRGRRSFIFKGQEAGALVMEVDHDRQLVHTETLGLTLHEPEALLATMRPSEEHVASRLTSPIVSTHLDTRNVAFERIILRILGGSLEIAYEFQIQLVNFYKEFRNKCGIWGWRSEKMETVSGYEAKAGEVYSATNVELVTRTRTEHLSDQDKSRSKGGKTPFQSFLGMAQQHSSHNGAPVQQAASPTNPTAISPDEYFDPNFSLESRNIGRPIEMSSKVQRFKATLWLSEEHPLSLGDQVMPIIDLMAISNAHFAKLRDFITLRLPPGFPVKIEIPLFHVLNARITFSNLCGCDEPLSSVWVPAPGSAIAASASPFPCEVDPAVFEVPDGYSVLGAERSEPLRDEDDDLLQFAIQQSLLEAGTEAEQVTVWEALTNTRPGAHLPQVTAYEEQLQLERHVPALGLLPSLSAHGSALPSHASPGRALQESLQMSTEPEGPGAPLRAPPSFEEQLRLALELSAREQAEWERRGRREEEDLQRTLQRSLTEL
- the ANKRD13D gene encoding ankyrin repeat domain-containing protein 13D isoform X3; this translates as MAGPGPTFPLHRLVWANRHRELEAALHSRQHDIEQEDPRGRTPLELAVSLGNLESVRVLLRHNANVGKESCQGWAVLQEAVSTGDPEMVQLVLQYRDYQRATQRLAGIPELLNKLRQAPDFYVEMKWEFTSWVPLVSKMCPSDVYRVWKRGENLRVDTSLLGFEHMTWQRGRRSFIFKGQEAGALVMEVDHDRQLVHTETLGLTLHEPEALLATMRPSEEHVASRLTSPIVSTHLDTRNVAFERIILRILGGSLEIAYEFQIQLVNFYKEFRNKCGIWGWRSEKMETVSGYEAKAGEVYSATNVELVTRTRTEHLSDQDKSRSKGGKTPFQSFLGMAQQHSSHNGAPVQQAASPTNPTAISPDEYFDPNFSLESRNIGRPIEMSSKVQRFKATLWLSEEHPLSLGDQVMPIIDLMAISNAHFAKLRDFITLRLPPGFPVKIEIPLFHVLNARITFSNLCGCDEPLSSVWVPAPGSAIAASASPFPCEVDPAVFEVPDGYSVLGAERSEPLRDEDDDLLQFAIQQSLLEAGTEAEQVTAYEEQLQLERHVPALGLLPSLSAHGSALPSHASPGRALQESLQMSTEPEGPGAPLRAPPSFEEQLRLALELSAREQAEWERRGRREEEDLQRTLQRSLTEL
- the ANKRD13D gene encoding ankyrin repeat domain-containing protein 13D isoform X7, with protein sequence MAGPGPTFPLHRLVWANRHRELEAALHSRQHDIEQEDPRGRTPLELAVSLGNLESVRVLLRHNANVGKESCQGWAVLQEAVSTGDPEMVQLVLQYRDYQRATQRLAGIPELLNKLRQAPDFYVEMKWEFTSWVPLVSKMCPSDVYRVWKRGENLRVDTSLLGFEHMTWQRGRRSFIFKGQEAGALVMEVDHDRQLVHTETLGLTLHEPEALLATMRPSEEHVASRLTSPIVSTHLDTRNVAFERIILRILGGSLEIAYEFQIQLVNFYKEFRNKCGIWGWRSEKMETVSGYEAKAGEVYSATNVELVTRTRTEHLSDQDKSRSKGGKTPFQSFLGMAQQHSSHNGAPVQQAASPTNPTAISPDEYFDPNFSLESRNIGRPIEMSSKVQRFKATLWLSEEHPLSLGDQVMPIIDLMAISNAHFAKLRDFITLRLPPGFPVKIEIPLFHVLNARITFSNLCGCDEPLSSVWVPAPGSAIAASASPFPCEVDPAVFEVPDGYSVLGAERSEPLRDEDDDLLQFAIQQSLLEAGTEAEQVTAYEEQLQLERALQESLQMSTEPEGPGAPLRAPPSFEEQLRLALELSAREQAEWERRGRREEEDLQRTLQRSLTEL
- the ANKRD13D gene encoding ankyrin repeat domain-containing protein 13D isoform X5; protein product: MAGPGPTFPLHRLVWANRHRELEAALHSRQHDIEQEDPRGRTPLELAVSLGNLESVRVLLRHNANVGKESCQGWAVLQEAVSTGDPEMVQLVLQYRDYQRATQRLAGIPELLNKLRQAPDFYVEMKWEFTSWVPLVSKMCPSDVYRVWKRGENLRVDTSLLGFEHMTWQRGRRSFIFKGQEAGALVMEVDHDRQLVHTETLGLTLHEPEALLATMRPSEEHVASRLTSPIVSTHLDTRNVAFERNKCGIWGWRSEKMETVSGYEAKAGEVYSATNVELVTRTRTEHLSDQDKSRSKGGKTPFQSFLGMAQQHSSHNGAPVQQAASPTNPTAISPDEYFDPNFSLESRNIGRPIEMSSKVQRFKATLWLSEEHPLSLGDQVMPIIDLMAISNAHFAKLRDFITLRLPPGFPVKIEIPLFHVLNARITFSNLCGCDEPLSSVWVPAPGSAIAASASPFPCEVDPAVFEVPDGYSVLGAERSEPLRDEDDDLLQFAIQQSLLEAGTEAEQVTVWEALTNTRPGAHLPQVTAYEEQLQLERHVPALGLLPSLSAHGSALPSHASPGRALQESLQMSTEPEGPGAPLRAPPSFEEQLRLALELSAREQAEWERRGRREEEDLQRTLQRSLTEL
- the ANKRD13D gene encoding ankyrin repeat domain-containing protein 13D isoform X2; translated protein: MAGPGPTFPLHRLVWANRHRELEAALHSRQHDIEQEDPRGRTPLELAVSLGNLESVRVLLRHNANVGKESCQGWAVLQEAVSTGDPEMVQLVLQYRDYQRATQRLAGIPELLNKLRQAPDFYVEMKWEFTSWVPLVSKMCPSDVYRVWKRGENLRVDTSLLGFEHMTWQRGRRSFIFKGQEAGALVMEVDHDRQLVHTETLGLTLHEPEALLATMRPSEEHVASRLTSPIVSTHLDTRNVAFERIILRILGGSLEIAYEFQIQLVNFYKEFRNKCGIWGWRSEKMETVSGYEAKVYSATNVELVTRTRTEHLSDQDKSRSKGGKTPFQSFLGMAQQHSSHNGAPVQQAASPTNPTAISPDEYFDPNFSLESRNIGRPIEMSSKVQRFKATLWLSEEHPLSLGDQVMPIIDLMAISNAHFAKLRDFITLRLPPGFPVKIEIPLFHVLNARITFSNLCGCDEPLSSVWVPAPGSAIAASASPFPCEVDPAVFEVPDGYSVLGAERSEPLRDEDDDLLQFAIQQSLLEAGTEAEQVTVWEALTNTRPGAHLPQVTAYEEQLQLERHVPALGLLPSLSAHGSALPSHASPGRALQESLQMSTEPEGPGAPLRAPPSFEEQLRLALELSAREQAEWERRGRREEEDLQRTLQRSLTEL